The Kitasatospora sp. NBC_00374 genome has a segment encoding these proteins:
- a CDS encoding AzlD domain-containing protein gives MPLFTVLALAAGTFALRLAGPAFRDRLRLPAHLQELLSVAAPVLLVALLATATLTEGHGFAGWARPAGVLVGGVLAVRRLPFPVVVVAAAATTALLRLCGVA, from the coding sequence ATGCCCCTGTTCACCGTCCTGGCACTCGCCGCCGGCACCTTTGCCCTGCGCCTGGCCGGCCCCGCCTTCCGTGACCGGCTGCGGCTGCCGGCCCACCTCCAGGAGCTGCTGTCGGTCGCCGCCCCCGTCCTGCTGGTCGCCCTGCTGGCCACCGCCACGCTCACCGAGGGTCACGGCTTCGCCGGCTGGGCCCGGCCGGCCGGCGTGCTGGTCGGCGGCGTCCTCGCGGTCCGCCGGCTGCCGTTCCCGGTGGTCGTGGTCGCGGCGGCCGCCACCACCGCGCTGCTCCGGCTGTGCGGGGTGGCCTGA